The region AAAGAGTTACACGCTGCGATTAGCCCAACTGAAACCCTGTTTGTGGTTGATGCCATGACCGGTCAGGATGCGGCGAATACAGCAAAAGCCTTTAACGATGCTTTACCTTTGACTGGTGTGATCCTGACCAAAACTGATGGTGATGCACGTGGTGGTGCGGCACTTTCTGTACGTGCGATTACCGGCAAGCCAATCAAGTTCCTGGGGATGGGTGAAAAGCTGGATGCGCTTGAACCATTCCATCCGGAACGTGTGGCACAGCGTATTCTTGGTATGGGTGACGTGCTTTCTCTAGTCGAAGAAGTTGAACGCAAAATCGACAAAGAAAAAGCCGAGAAAATGGCGAAAAAACTGCAGAAAGGCGGCAGCTTCAACTTTGAAGATATGCTGATGCAGTTTGAGCAAATGAACAAGATGGGCGGCATGATGGGCTTCCTGGATAAACTTCCAGGGATGAACAGTGCTGGCCTTCAGGATGCAATTGCACAAGCCAACCCTGAAAAGCAGGTCAAGAAAATGGAAGCGATCATCCAGTCCATGACTGTGAAAGAGCGTCGTAACCCTGACTTGATGAACCCAAGCCGTAAGAAGCGTATTGCAGCAGGCTGTGGTATGGATGTTGCTGAAGTGAATAAACTGATCAAGCAGCATGCCCAGATGGCGAAAATGATGAAGAAATTTGCCAATCCATCAGGTATGGCAAAAATGATGAAATCACTCGGTGGTCTGCAGAAACAATTTGGCGGTGGTGGTATGGGCCCATTGTTCGGCGGCAACGACAAGAAATAAGTTCTGTGTTTAAAAAAGGCGCTTCATGCGCCTTTTTGATTTTTAAGATAGACAGTTTAATCAAAGCATACATTTACTTACCCAATCCTGCAGCCAGCTCAGGCAGACTCTTTAAAAAATTCCAAGACAGGAGTAATGAAATGACGCAAGTGATTGTGGTACATGGATATACGGCAAGTCCAGATGAAAACTGGTATCCCTGGATTCAGCAAAAAGCCAGGCAAGAACATGTGAGCCTAAAAGTTTTACGACTTGATCCTTCTACTACACCTCGTCTGGAAACCTGGCAAAAGCAGATGCAGGAGCAAATTGATGGCCTTGATGAGAACAGTATTTTTATTGCCCACAGCCTAGGCACAATTGCGGCTTTGCATTATTTATCCCATGCATTGAAACAGCAGAAGATCAAGCAACTTATGCTAATCGCTGGTTTTAATGGGCGACTTGGACGCCTGGAAGAAGTTAATCCATTTATTGATGCTGCCCAAATTGACTTTGAGTTATTGAAGCAGCAGATTCAGGAGCGAGTGATGATTTACTCTGAAGGCGATGATCGGGTAGCGCCAAAATTCAGTCTGCAGCAGGCAGAGAGTCTGGATGCAAAAGTGATTAAGGCGCAGCATTTTGGTCATTTTATTGATTCGCAAGGCTGTACTGAACTGCCCGAAGTCTGGCAAAGTATTGAGCCAAATCTGATACGTCAACAACCGTGATTGACGCTGAAAGATAAAGTTTACAAAATGGATAGCAGTGGGCTGGAAATTTGCTTGAAAGCTTTGTAAAACAATGAGTCAGGGGCATTATTATTTTAACAATTAGTATAAGTATACAGCGATGACAAATAAATCAGGGAACGTTTATATTATTCATGACTATCAGTCGACCTCTAATGACCATTGGTATCCTTGGTTGAGTCGACAAGTCAAAAAAATCGGTATTGATGCCAAGCGCATCATGTTAGCCAATCCATTAGAACCGAAAATGCAAGACTGGCAACAAAGCCTGGCAGTGCAGATTGCGAAAATGGATTCAGACACCATTCTGGTGGCACATGGGTTGAGCTGTCTAAGTGTGCTGAAATTTGTAGAACAGCACTATCTGACTCACCGTAAAGCTATTCGTGGGGTGGTGCTGGTGGCAGGTTTTGATCAGCCACTGGTCATGTGGTCAGAACTGAATGATCTGGTGCACAGTGTAAAACTGGACTTCAAAACACTTGCCAAAAGCTATAAGCATGGCGTCATGTATATTTCTAATAATGATCCACATGTACCCACTGCCATGTCCTTAAGTCTTGCCCATCGACTTCTCAATACCCAGATTTTTGAAGTCTTGCAGGCAGGACATTTTGAAAAAACTGATGGCTATGCAGATTTCCCACAGCTACTGGACGTCATCCAGCGGCTGTGTGGTCTAAATGAGCTGCAAAATGCTGCAGGCCTTTAAGTAACAGGTCAGGTTCAATCACGGGTTGGAAGGATTGCAAATGCTGTGCAAACAGTGGTGCATCTCCACCCGTGAGAATCAGCTGGGCAGGAAAGTCACTCAATACCTTTTCAATGGTACTGAGTAGCCCAAGCAGAATGCCGTGATGTACAGCATCAATGGTATTGCGGCCCGGGCTCAGCTCCTCAAAAGCAGCATCGGGAATCTTAATGCCTTTGGTATTCTGAATCAGAGCATCCCGCTGTAGGTGTAAGTTTGGCAGGATAAAACCACCCAGATGCTTTTGCCCTTGAGCCAGGTCAATGGTAAGAGCGGTACCACAGCTAATGACGCAATAGTTTTGTGTCTTCGATGTCGCAACTGCCAATACCTGTAGCCAACGGTCAATCCCGAGCTGAGCCGGATCATCATAACCACAGATCAGGCCTGCATATTCGGCATGAACTTTGGCAAAAATCACTGGAACATTCAGGCGTTTTAGAATTTTCAGGATACGATCATTATTTTGCTTGTCTAGTACAGAAGAGATTCCCACCTGATGCAGACCTGATCCTATAAAGTGTTGAATCAGACCCAGCAGTAAATCCGCCGGAGACTGTAGATGCATTTCAGCCGCATGTTCAATGATACGGTCTTGTTCCGTGATCCAGTATTTAAGACGTGTATTGCCAATATCCAGCCATAATTTTTTCATTAATCTTGCCTTAGCTGCCAGTCTTTAAACGTAATTGCCCTTGATAAAAAACCTGAATGCCAGATTCAGTCGCAATTTGCACCGCACCATCTTTATGAATACCGGCAAAGGTACCCCCATATTGTCCCTGCGGATTGGTCAATTCAACCTGTTGTTGAATGAACGCTGCATGATGATTAAAGCGTGCTGCCAGATTATGGCTACCATGATTAAACCATTGCCCCGCCTGTTGAATAGCCAGATAGAGTTCAGCAATGAGCTGGTTGCGTGTCACTGCAGCCAGGCCAAGTTCAGATAGTGAGGTGATCGGCTGATCGAGTTGTTCCACTTCAATCGGCGTCAGGTTAATTCCCACACCCACCACCGCCTGATAGGCAGAGATTGGCTCCACCAGAATGCCGCCCCATTTGGCATTCTGGCTATATAAATCATTTGGCCATTTCACTTGCAGATCAAGCCCTTGCAAGCTAGGCATTTGCAGAATGTTAAGCGCAACCTCAAGCGCGAGACGGCCATCTATCGGTATCTCTGTATTCAGCAATGTGCTTAAATAGATGTTACCTTCTGGAGAAATCCATTGGCGCTGACGCTGGCCTCGGCCCTGAGTTTGAGTACGACTGCTGACCAATACCTGTCGAATACCTTTTTGAGCTAGGTCCCGGACATCATCATTGGTTGAAGTGGTGACTGGTTTCAGTAACAGGACTTCGGGAAGTTGTCCTGCATCTTTAAGTAGTTGCTGCAGTTCGCGAGTTTCTACATCCATCTGAATTTAAACGTGGTAAATGTCGTTATGGAGTTAATCATATATTTGTTGATTGGTGCAATTGCTGGTTTCACCGCAGGCCTGTTTGGAGTCGGTGGTGGCCTGATTATTGTGCCAATTCTGTACATTGTATTTACCCAGCTCCAGTACGATCCAAGTGTCATCATGCATATGGCAGTGGGAACCTCTTTGGCGACGATTATTGTGACCTCAATCAGTTCGGTCATGGCACATCATCTCAAAGGTGCAGTACTTTGGTCTGTTTTCCGTAATCTGGCACCTGGTTTGGTCATTGGATCGTTTCTCGGTGCAGGCATTGCCGACTATTTACCGGGTCAGGGCTTGCAGCTTCTGATCGGTTTCTTTGCGGTATGGGTGGCTTTGCGAATGTTTAGCCGTGCCCATGTCAAGATGGATCCAGCCAGTACTTTGCCTTCCACGCCAAAGCAAATGGCGACTGGAGCAGGAATTGGGGTTGCTTCTGCGATTTTTGGTATCGGTGGCGGTAGTCTGACGGTGCCATTTTTAAACCGCTGTGGTGTGGTGATGCAAAAAGCAGTGGCGACTTCAGCTGCATGTGGACTACCAATCGCGATTGCCGGAGCGCTCGGATTTATATGGTTTGGTGAGCAATCCGATGTTCCGGTACCGAATACCATTGGTTATATTCATGTATATGCCTTTATTGGTATTAGTATTATGAGTTTTTTTACTGCCAAAGTGGGAGCAAAGGTAGCGCATTTATTGTCACCAGTCATGCTAAAGAAATGTTTTGCGGCCTTATTAAGCGTTGTCGGTAGCTATTTTATTTATCAGGGTGTCAGTGCCTTTCTGTAAGGTAATTTATTTAATGCAGATTTCAGAAAAGAGAGTTTAAGTACTCTCTTTTTTTATTTGATCAATATATTTATGCTGATAAGAGAATAAAAAAACAGAATAAATAACCGCTAAGCTGGTTTATATAGAGGCTGGTTGGCTGCATAGACAGAATATTGTCTGACAATGTCAAAGCATTCCTTTAATAAAATAAGTTAAATAAATGAAAAGTCATTCAGCATGACAAGAACTGCATCAATAAAAATAAAGACAGGATGGCCATGCACGAGGAAAAAGCAAACAGCTTGTCTGAGCAGATCGCCAGGCATATCAGTGAACAGATTATTCGTGGTGAGCTCGTCGAAGGTGAGCGGATCCAGGAACTGAGAATTGCATCAGAACTTGATGTCAGTCGTGGTTCTGTACGCGAAGCATTATTGTTGCTGGAACGTACCCAGCTCATCGAAATCTATCCACGCCGCGGTGCCATTGTCTCGGAAATGTCTGCACTGCAAGTTCGTGCCCTGTTTGAAATGTGCTGTCTTCTGCTCGGTCAGATCGTACAGCGTATGGCTGAAACCTGGCGCCCGCATGAGGCAGAGCGTGTTCAGCTATTATTAGAACAACTAGAAGCGGAAACCCGCCAAGGTCACACCGAAAAGTTTTATGATTTGATCTTTCAGGGGCTGGCGCAGCAGCAGGACATGGTTGGCAATCCCTATCTGATGCGTTACTACCATGAGCTACTGCCTTCACTGCGACGCAGTTACTTTTTAACCCTGAATATTTCCAAGCGTGAGTTACAGGAATCTTTTGATCTGTTTAAGCTGGTCACTGATGCAATTCTGAGCCGAAAATCACATCAGGCCACTTTATTTATGGAAGATTTTTGTCGACACTTGCGCAACCTTGTGTTGGAATCACTAACACGGATGAAACAAATTGAACTTGCGTGGGCGAGACGCTCGCGCCGTTAAATCAGGACATTATGCGTTTAAGCAGTTTAAAACTTTCCGGCTTCAAATCTTTTGCCGATAGTACAACTTTACACTTTAAAGATAACCGGACTGCCGTTGTGGGGCCCAATGGTTGTGGCAAGTCCAATGTCATAGATGCAATTCGCTGGGTGATGGGGGAGTCGAGTGCGCGCCAGTTACGTGGCGGCAGCATGCAAGACGTCATTTTTACCGGAACTGCGAAGCGTAAGCCAGTGGGTGTGGCGAGTGTAGAGCTACGCTTTGAAAATACCTACGGCAAACTTGGCGGTGCTTATAATGCCTATAATGAATTGGCAGTACGTCGTCAGGTCAACCGGGATGGCAAGTCTGAATACTTCCTGAATGGTACCAAATGCCGCCGTCGTGACATCACTGATATTTTCCTGGGTACCGGTCTGGGACCGCGTTCCTACGCCATTATCGAACAGGGCATGATTAACCGACTGGTCGATGCCAAGCCAGAGGAAATGCGGGTTTATATCGAAGAAGCCGCAGGCGTATCGCGCTATCAGGCCCGTCGTCGCGAAACCATGCAGCATCTGGAACATACCACCCAGAACCTGTCTCGTTTAGAAGATATTGCTTCCGAACTCAAGTCCCAGCTAAAAACCTTAAAACGCCAGTCCGAAACCGCGATTCAATATAAAGAACTCGAAGGGCAGATCCGTACCCTGAAAATTGAAATCCTGTCATTCCAGTGCGAGCAAAGCCAACGCTTGCAGGAAGAATATACCGTTGAGATGAACACGCTAGGCGACAGCTTCAAGTTAGTACGTTCTGAACTGACCACGGTTGAGCACGATCTGGGAGCAACCAGTGAGCTGTTTCAGCGTCTGATCCAGCAGTCCACCCCCTTACAAAATGAATGGCAACAGGCCGAGAAAAAGCTGGCTGAACTGGAAATAAACCTGAAGCAGAAACAGTCTCTGCTGGAGCAAAACTCAACCAGTCTGGTGCAACTTGAACAACAAAAAGCACAAACCAAAGAACGTCTGCAGCTGATTGAGCTGCAATTAGATACTTTACAGGAACAGCTAGAAGATCAAACCACACAGTTGCAGCAACAAGAAGGCTTAAATCAGAATCAGCAACAAGGTTTGCAGGAACTAAAATCTCAACAGGCTTCAGTCGCGACCCAATTTGCCCAGATTAAAACTCAAGTCGAACAGCAACAGCAGCGCAAGATGCAGATGCTGGCACAAAGCGAGCAACTAGCTAAAAATATCGTTCGTATCGAGCAGCAAAAAGAAACCTTGCAGCAACAGTCCGCCCAGATTCAGAATCAAGCACAGCAAGATGAGCTGGAACAGTATCAGCAGGAGAAAGCTGATACTGAACAACAGCTGGTTCGCCTAGAAAGCCATCATGCTGAACTGAGCCAACAGCTGGAACAGGTCAAACAGGCACATAGCGAACAGCAACAACAACAGATGCAGCTGAAATCTGAGTTGCAAGTATTGAATGCAGAAAAGAAAAACCTTTCCCAACTTATGGCGAAAGCTAATCCGGCAGCTAAAGCGGATACTGTGCAACTGATGCATGTGCTAAAACTGAATAAGCAGGGCAAAGCCCATGCCAGCCTGATTGAGAAATTTCTTGCGAAATGGCTATCTGCTCAGGTGCTCTCAGATTCAGAGAATTTCCTTGAAAATACTGCACGTCAGCTGAAAGCACAGCAATCTTCTGCCAAAATCCAGCTGGAAAATACACAATG is a window of Acinetobacter sp. ASP199 DNA encoding:
- a CDS encoding alpha/beta hydrolase → MTQVIVVHGYTASPDENWYPWIQQKARQEHVSLKVLRLDPSTTPRLETWQKQMQEQIDGLDENSIFIAHSLGTIAALHYLSHALKQQKIKQLMLIAGFNGRLGRLEEVNPFIDAAQIDFELLKQQIQERVMIYSEGDDRVAPKFSLQQAESLDAKVIKAQHFGHFIDSQGCTELPEVWQSIEPNLIRQQP
- a CDS encoding alpha/beta hydrolase — encoded protein: MTNKSGNVYIIHDYQSTSNDHWYPWLSRQVKKIGIDAKRIMLANPLEPKMQDWQQSLAVQIAKMDSDTILVAHGLSCLSVLKFVEQHYLTHRKAIRGVVLVAGFDQPLVMWSELNDLVHSVKLDFKTLAKSYKHGVMYISNNDPHVPTAMSLSLAHRLLNTQIFEVLQAGHFEKTDGYADFPQLLDVIQRLCGLNELQNAAGL
- a CDS encoding biotin--[acetyl-CoA-carboxylase] ligase; translation: MDVETRELQQLLKDAGQLPEVLLLKPVTTSTNDDVRDLAQKGIRQVLVSSRTQTQGRGQRQRQWISPEGNIYLSTLLNTEIPIDGRLALEVALNILQMPSLQGLDLQVKWPNDLYSQNAKWGGILVEPISAYQAVVGVGINLTPIEVEQLDQPITSLSELGLAAVTRNQLIAELYLAIQQAGQWFNHGSHNLAARFNHHAAFIQQQVELTNPQGQYGGTFAGIHKDGAVQIATESGIQVFYQGQLRLKTGS
- a CDS encoding sulfite exporter TauE/SafE family protein, which translates into the protein MELIIYLLIGAIAGFTAGLFGVGGGLIIVPILYIVFTQLQYDPSVIMHMAVGTSLATIIVTSISSVMAHHLKGAVLWSVFRNLAPGLVIGSFLGAGIADYLPGQGLQLLIGFFAVWVALRMFSRAHVKMDPASTLPSTPKQMATGAGIGVASAIFGIGGGSLTVPFLNRCGVVMQKAVATSAACGLPIAIAGALGFIWFGEQSDVPVPNTIGYIHVYAFIGISIMSFFTAKVGAKVAHLLSPVMLKKCFAALLSVVGSYFIYQGVSAFL
- a CDS encoding GntR family transcriptional regulator, with amino-acid sequence MHEEKANSLSEQIARHISEQIIRGELVEGERIQELRIASELDVSRGSVREALLLLERTQLIEIYPRRGAIVSEMSALQVRALFEMCCLLLGQIVQRMAETWRPHEAERVQLLLEQLEAETRQGHTEKFYDLIFQGLAQQQDMVGNPYLMRYYHELLPSLRRSYFLTLNISKRELQESFDLFKLVTDAILSRKSHQATLFMEDFCRHLRNLVLESLTRMKQIELAWARRSRR
- the ffh gene encoding signal recognition particle protein encodes the protein MFDTLTERLTQSLRNVTGSGQLTEDNIKDTLREVRMALLEADVALPVTREFIAKVKEEALGQEVMTQLSPGQAFVKIVYDELTKMMGAANESLDLAAKPPVVVLLAGLQGAGKTTTAAKLARFLQERQKKKVAMVSADVYRPAAIKQLQTVAGEVGAIFFESNANERPIDIANRAIEQAKIQFADVLIVDTAGRLHVDDDMMDEIKELHAAISPTETLFVVDAMTGQDAANTAKAFNDALPLTGVILTKTDGDARGGAALSVRAITGKPIKFLGMGEKLDALEPFHPERVAQRILGMGDVLSLVEEVERKIDKEKAEKMAKKLQKGGSFNFEDMLMQFEQMNKMGGMMGFLDKLPGMNSAGLQDAIAQANPEKQVKKMEAIIQSMTVKERRNPDLMNPSRKKRIAAGCGMDVAEVNKLIKQHAQMAKMMKKFANPSGMAKMMKSLGGLQKQFGGGGMGPLFGGNDKK
- a CDS encoding type III pantothenate kinase: MKKLWLDIGNTRLKYWITEQDRIIEHAAEMHLQSPADLLLGLIQHFIGSGLHQVGISSVLDKQNNDRILKILKRLNVPVIFAKVHAEYAGLICGYDDPAQLGIDRWLQVLAVATSKTQNYCVISCGTALTIDLAQGQKHLGGFILPNLHLQRDALIQNTKGIKIPDAAFEELSPGRNTIDAVHHGILLGLLSTIEKVLSDFPAQLILTGGDAPLFAQHLQSFQPVIEPDLLLKGLQHFAAHLDHTAAG